One window of the Ureibacillus sp. FSL W7-1570 genome contains the following:
- a CDS encoding potassium transporter translates to MKSLSGKNSTTLLLIVLIAALLFAFYYYIILPKKEEVESLESSIESTRSEISSLEQQIEEINASKNLDQATIFEMRKKVPQTRNLDDLVLNIEETQYVSGTKILSIDFNNYDTLVADSGFDRPDASAEEDESDGENEGTSQGENEEESDEAPVSPIDNESLPPELKLITFEIDVQSPDFQHLVNFIKEIEKIERIMHIDIIDFSLPGEENEFAENPEDSIEATIQVTTFYYEGDV, encoded by the coding sequence ATGAAGTCATTAAGTGGGAAAAATTCGACCACTTTATTGTTGATCGTCCTCATAGCAGCACTGTTATTTGCTTTCTACTATTATATAATTCTGCCGAAAAAAGAAGAGGTTGAATCTCTTGAATCGTCCATTGAATCAACCCGCTCGGAAATATCATCGCTCGAGCAGCAAATCGAGGAGATCAACGCATCGAAAAACCTCGATCAGGCAACAATTTTTGAAATGCGGAAAAAAGTGCCTCAAACAAGAAACTTGGACGATTTGGTATTAAATATAGAAGAAACTCAATACGTCTCAGGAACAAAAATTTTATCCATCGATTTTAACAACTATGATACGCTTGTTGCTGATTCCGGATTTGACCGGCCGGATGCTTCTGCCGAAGAGGATGAAAGTGATGGGGAAAATGAAGGAACATCTCAAGGAGAAAACGAAGAAGAATCAGATGAAGCACCAGTTTCTCCGATCGATAATGAATCCTTGCCGCCAGAATTGAAATTAATCACCTTTGAAATTGACGTACAATCTCCGGACTTTCAGCATTTAGTAAACTTTATTAAAGAAATTGAAAAAATTGAACGTATCATGCACATCGATATCATCGATTTTTCATTGCCAGGTGAAGAAAATGAATTCGCCGAAAATCCGGAAGACAGCATCGAAGCAACAATCCAAGTGACAACCTTCTATTATGAAGGGGATGTGTAA
- a CDS encoding prepilin peptidase translates to MDILYSVFFFLFGIVLGSFYNVVGLRVPLKESIITPPSHCPKCQRRLTAIDLIPVFSYIFLHGKCRTCGAKISPIYVATELLTGVLFVWSYLLLGLSIELAVALFFISLLAIIVVSDIQYMIIPDKVLLFFLPFLIIGRIASPLEPWWDSLLGAAAGFGILYFIAVISKGGMGGGDIKLFFLIGLVLGTVKTLLALFLASVIGVIVGIIVIKVRKQSRKVPVPFGPSIAVAAIIVYFYGDAMIRWYWNLF, encoded by the coding sequence ATGGATATTTTGTATTCTGTTTTTTTCTTTCTGTTTGGGATTGTGTTAGGCTCGTTTTATAACGTTGTGGGACTTCGTGTTCCGTTAAAGGAGTCCATCATTACGCCGCCGTCCCATTGTCCGAAATGTCAAAGACGGTTAACCGCCATCGATTTGATTCCGGTGTTTTCATACATTTTTTTACATGGAAAATGCCGGACATGCGGCGCCAAAATATCACCCATTTATGTAGCAACAGAGCTACTAACCGGAGTGCTTTTCGTATGGAGTTATCTGTTGCTTGGACTATCGATTGAACTGGCCGTTGCACTCTTTTTCATTTCATTATTGGCCATAATCGTCGTTTCGGATATTCAATACATGATCATTCCAGATAAAGTGCTTCTTTTCTTTCTGCCTTTTCTGATCATCGGCCGTATCGCTTCCCCCCTTGAACCGTGGTGGGATTCCCTCCTCGGTGCTGCGGCCGGATTTGGCATTTTATATTTCATTGCTGTGATCTCAAAAGGCGGAATGGGTGGAGGCGATATTAAGCTGTTTTTCTTAATTGGGCTGGTTTTGGGAACCGTGAAGACATTGCTCGCATTGTTTTTGGCCAGTGTTATTGGCGTGATTGTTGGAATCATTGTGATCAAAGTTCGCAAGCAAAGCCGCAAAGTCCCGGTTCCTTTTGGGCCATCCATTGCCGTTGCGGCCATCATTGTATATTTTTACGGCGATGCAATGATCCGATGGTATTGGAATTTGTTTTAA
- a CDS encoding gamma-glutamyl-gamma-aminobutyrate hydrolase family protein, which translates to MDWDDGIYKVNEAYVKAVVDAGGVPVCLPYAEESAGDRMICTIDGLLLTGGGDINPIFFGEEPLPKLGRVFTKRDEREIQWTKLAIQHHIPILAICRGLQVLNVALGGTIYQDIYDQLEGKVLLHSQTSPRFETSHFVQLQKQSRLSRIVQSDKISVNSFHHQAIKDVAADLRVVGVSSDGIVEAVEHQTAPFCLGVQWHPEQLAICGEEVSKKLFEAFVDVCRKK; encoded by the coding sequence TTGGATTGGGATGATGGGATATATAAGGTTAATGAGGCGTACGTGAAAGCGGTGGTGGATGCGGGAGGAGTCCCAGTCTGCCTGCCATATGCCGAAGAATCGGCTGGCGACCGGATGATTTGTACAATTGATGGGTTATTGCTTACCGGCGGAGGGGATATCAATCCAATTTTCTTTGGAGAAGAACCGCTTCCAAAGTTGGGAAGGGTCTTCACGAAACGGGATGAACGGGAAATCCAATGGACAAAACTGGCGATCCAACACCATATTCCGATTCTTGCCATTTGCCGTGGTTTGCAAGTATTGAATGTGGCGCTTGGGGGAACCATTTACCAGGATATTTATGATCAATTGGAAGGAAAGGTTCTCCTTCATTCCCAAACCTCTCCCCGCTTTGAAACGTCCCATTTTGTACAGCTTCAAAAACAAAGCCGATTGAGCCGAATTGTTCAATCGGACAAAATCTCAGTAAATTCCTTCCATCATCAGGCGATTAAGGATGTTGCGGCAGATCTCAGGGTTGTCGGAGTATCAAGCGATGGCATAGTGGAAGCGGTGGAACATCAAACGGCTCCGTTCTGTCTGGGCGTTCAATGGCATCCGGAACAATTGGCCATTTGCGGCGAAGAGGTTTCAAAGAAGTTATTTGAAGCATTTGTTGATGTCTGTAGAAAAAAATAA
- the lexA gene encoding transcriptional repressor LexA, whose amino-acid sequence MEKLSKRQRDILEFIKKEVRAKGYPPSVREIGEAVGLASSSTVHGHLTRLEQKGYIRRDPTKPRAIEILDGEEEPQKQSVIHVPLVGRVTAGSPITAIENIEEYFPLPDAYGTSNDQLFMLEVMGDSMIEAGILDGDYVIVKKTSTANNGDIVVAMTEENEATVKRFYKEKDHFRLQPENSAMDPIIVDKVTILGIVVGLYRRFH is encoded by the coding sequence ATGGAAAAGCTGTCAAAAAGGCAAAGAGATATTTTGGAATTTATAAAGAAGGAAGTTCGGGCAAAAGGATATCCTCCATCCGTTCGGGAAATAGGTGAGGCGGTTGGGCTTGCCTCCAGCTCAACAGTACATGGTCACCTTACGCGCCTGGAACAAAAAGGATATATCCGAAGAGACCCGACAAAACCTCGGGCGATTGAAATATTGGATGGTGAAGAAGAACCGCAAAAACAATCGGTAATTCATGTGCCTTTGGTTGGCCGGGTGACTGCCGGAAGCCCAATTACAGCGATCGAGAACATCGAGGAATACTTTCCTTTACCTGACGCATACGGAACAAGCAACGATCAATTATTCATGTTGGAAGTGATGGGAGATTCGATGATTGAAGCAGGGATTTTGGACGGGGATTATGTCATTGTAAAGAAAACATCCACTGCGAATAATGGGGATATTGTAGTTGCCATGACCGAAGAAAATGAAGCGACCGTGAAACGTTTTTATAAGGAAAAAGACCACTTCCGCCTTCAACCGGAAAACTCGGCGATGGATCCGATTATTGTGGATAAAGTGACCATCTTGGGAATCGTTGTTGGTTTGTACCGAAGATTTCATTAA
- a CDS encoding LysM peptidoglycan-binding domain-containing protein, whose protein sequence is MAWLQRNHYLKVLIIVSLIIIAYIFITDEGELTFEQITIKEGDTLWTLADRYKGNLTKEDWIRMVAVENNLDGEHIIAGETLMIPVPKDAIYIAINEEDEIQSVKVASKR, encoded by the coding sequence ATGGCTTGGTTACAAAGAAATCATTACTTAAAAGTGCTGATTATTGTTTCTTTAATCATAATTGCTTATATTTTTATTACAGATGAAGGGGAATTGACTTTCGAACAAATTACAATCAAAGAAGGCGATACCCTTTGGACATTGGCGGATCGCTATAAAGGAAATTTGACGAAAGAGGATTGGATTCGGATGGTGGCGGTTGAAAACAATCTTGACGGAGAACATATCATTGCCGGAGAAACGTTGATGATCCCGGTTCCGAAAGATGCGATCTATATTGCCATTAATGAAGAGGATGAAATTCAATCAGTAAAGGTAGCGAGCAAACGATAA
- a CDS encoding recombinase family protein, with the protein MGNNKAVIYARVSTEKAEQETSLERQKEELSRYARSLGFRVDNIFEDCHSGYDVDRDGLLEMLDYISENEISAVFVQDETRLGRGHARVAVLHLLKKSETDVYSLNDAGPLKLNEMDEMLLKILAIVEEYQRKIHNAKIQRGMRRAVENGYRPERNFKNKHNREGRGRIEVPVEEIVKLREKGLTFQEIASTLRGLGYDVSKATVHRRYMEYKERLEG; encoded by the coding sequence ATGGGAAATAACAAGGCGGTTATTTATGCAAGAGTAAGTACGGAAAAAGCTGAACAGGAAACTTCCCTGGAACGGCAAAAGGAAGAGCTTTCACGATATGCCCGAAGTTTGGGCTTTCGTGTGGATAATATATTTGAAGATTGCCACAGCGGTTATGATGTAGATCGTGATGGACTGCTTGAAATGCTGGATTATATTTCGGAAAATGAAATTTCTGCTGTCTTCGTACAGGATGAAACCCGATTAGGCCGTGGACATGCCCGGGTAGCGGTACTGCATTTGCTTAAAAAAAGCGAGACGGATGTATATTCCCTTAATGATGCCGGTCCATTGAAATTGAACGAAATGGACGAAATGCTGTTGAAAATATTAGCGATTGTAGAGGAGTATCAACGGAAAATACATAATGCAAAAATTCAGCGGGGAATGCGCCGGGCCGTTGAAAACGGATATCGTCCCGAACGGAATTTCAAAAATAAACATAATCGTGAGGGAAGGGGCCGGATTGAAGTTCCTGTTGAAGAAATTGTCAAGCTGCGGGAAAAGGGGTTGACATTTCAAGAAATTGCATCCACTTTAAGAGGATTGGGATATGATGTGAGCAAAGCAACCGTTCACCGCAGATATATGGAATATAAAGAAAGACTTGAAGGCTAA
- a CDS encoding DUF896 domain-containing protein, which translates to MLPKEKIDRINELTRKAREGKLTEEEAKERTLLRKEYLESFRESFRKTIENVQIFDIEGNDVTPEKIKQLRRNRLN; encoded by the coding sequence ATGTTACCAAAAGAAAAGATCGACCGTATCAATGAATTAACAAGAAAAGCAAGAGAGGGCAAATTGACGGAAGAGGAAGCAAAAGAGCGAACATTGCTTCGGAAGGAATATTTGGAGTCTTTCCGGGAATCTTTCAGAAAGACCATCGAAAACGTGCAAATTTTTGATATTGAAGGAAATGATGTTACACCGGAAAAAATAAAACAACTTCGCCGCAACCGATTAAATTGA
- the tkt gene encoding transketolase, protein MTTTADLLAINAIRTLSIDAIEKANSGHPGLPMGAAPMAYTLWTKQMRHNPKNPNWFNRDRFILSAGHGSMLLYSLLHLSGYGLDMEEIKNFRQWGSKTPGHPEYGHTVGVEATTGPLGQGIAMAVGMAMAERHLAAMYNKPGYDIVDHYTYALCGDGDLMEGVAGEAISLAGHLQLEKLIVLYDSNDISLDGDLSKAFSENIQKRFEACGWNYLRVEDGTDVDAINEAIAKAKQSKGKPTLIEVKTIIGYGSPNKSGKSDVHGAPLGADELKLTKEFYGWNHEPFNIPEEVYETFKTAIEAIGVQAEAEWNATFEKYQNEYPELAKQFIQAMNSELPEDFDAELPVYEVGKSIATRSSSGEAINALAKKIPYFFGGSADLAGSNKTTIKGGGDFSAQSPEGRNIWFGVREFAMGAALNGMALHGGLRVFGGTFFVFSDYVRPAVRLSALMGLPVTYVFTHDSIAVGEDGPTHEPIEHLASFRAMPNVSVIRPADANESREAWKLAIQSKDQPTVLVLSRQNLPVLENTATLAKDGVAKGGYVVSPATKETPDAILIATGSEVSLAVKAQEKLREEGIDASVVSMPSIDRFDKQSDEYKESVLPKAVTKRLAIEMASSLGWHKYVGTDGDVLAIDKFGASAPGEVVMEKYGFTVENIVNKVKSL, encoded by the coding sequence ATGACAACTACAGCGGATTTATTAGCAATTAATGCAATCCGAACTTTATCCATTGACGCGATTGAAAAAGCGAACTCAGGGCATCCAGGACTTCCAATGGGTGCGGCTCCAATGGCTTATACATTGTGGACGAAACAAATGCGCCATAATCCGAAAAATCCGAATTGGTTCAACCGCGACCGTTTCATTCTTTCCGCAGGTCATGGATCCATGTTGTTATACAGCTTGCTTCATTTAAGCGGATATGGCTTGGACATGGAAGAAATTAAAAACTTCCGCCAATGGGGTTCAAAAACGCCAGGGCATCCTGAATACGGCCATACTGTAGGAGTGGAAGCTACGACTGGTCCCCTTGGACAAGGCATTGCGATGGCAGTAGGTATGGCAATGGCTGAGCGCCATCTCGCAGCGATGTACAACAAACCGGGGTACGATATAGTCGACCATTATACCTATGCCCTTTGTGGTGACGGAGATTTAATGGAAGGTGTCGCTGGCGAAGCGATTTCATTGGCCGGACATCTGCAACTTGAAAAATTGATCGTCCTTTACGATTCCAATGACATTTCATTGGACGGCGACCTTTCAAAAGCGTTTTCTGAAAATATTCAAAAACGTTTTGAAGCGTGCGGCTGGAATTACTTGCGTGTGGAAGATGGCACAGATGTGGATGCCATCAATGAAGCCATTGCAAAAGCGAAACAATCCAAAGGGAAACCTACATTAATTGAAGTCAAAACAATCATTGGCTACGGTTCACCAAATAAATCAGGCAAATCCGACGTACACGGTGCGCCATTAGGAGCCGACGAACTTAAATTGACGAAGGAATTTTACGGCTGGAACCATGAGCCATTTAATATTCCGGAAGAAGTTTACGAAACATTCAAAACGGCCATTGAAGCAATTGGAGTACAAGCTGAGGCTGAATGGAATGCAACATTTGAAAAATATCAAAATGAGTATCCGGAACTTGCAAAACAGTTCATTCAAGCAATGAATAGTGAACTTCCTGAAGACTTTGATGCAGAGCTTCCTGTTTATGAAGTTGGCAAATCCATTGCGACCCGCTCTTCTTCCGGTGAAGCGATCAATGCTTTAGCGAAAAAAATCCCATACTTCTTCGGTGGAAGCGCCGATTTGGCAGGTTCCAACAAAACAACAATCAAAGGCGGCGGCGACTTCTCAGCACAATCGCCGGAAGGGCGCAATATTTGGTTTGGTGTTCGGGAGTTTGCAATGGGCGCTGCATTAAACGGAATGGCATTACACGGCGGATTACGCGTATTTGGAGGTACATTCTTTGTATTTTCCGACTATGTTCGTCCAGCTGTCCGTTTGTCCGCATTAATGGGATTGCCGGTCACTTATGTGTTCACTCATGATTCCATCGCTGTTGGTGAAGATGGCCCAACCCATGAGCCGATTGAACATTTGGCTTCATTCCGTGCAATGCCGAATGTTTCAGTGATTCGCCCGGCGGATGCCAACGAATCCCGTGAAGCATGGAAACTGGCGATTCAATCAAAAGACCAACCAACAGTCCTAGTATTGTCCCGCCAAAACTTGCCTGTGCTTGAGAATACGGCAACATTGGCGAAAGATGGCGTTGCAAAAGGTGGTTATGTCGTATCACCGGCAACGAAAGAAACACCGGATGCAATCTTAATTGCCACTGGTTCCGAAGTTTCTTTGGCTGTTAAGGCCCAAGAAAAGTTGCGTGAAGAAGGAATCGATGCATCGGTTGTATCCATGCCTTCCATCGACCGTTTTGATAAACAATCCGATGAATATAAAGAGTCCGTATTGCCTAAAGCCGTGACAAAACGCTTGGCGATTGAAATGGCTTCTTCATTGGGTTGGCACAAGTACGTCGGCACTGATGGAGACGTGCTTGCCATCGACAAGTTCGGTGCGAGCGCTCCTGGGGAAGTTGTGATGGAAAAATACGGATTCACTGTTGAAAATATCGTGAATAAAGTAAAATCCTTATAA